ATTTACGATATGCATTCAAGTTTGCCCCAACAATTACATAATTTTAGTTTTACGCATTCAAATGTCATCCACAAAACGTTTGAATGGCTGGAAAAAAAGACACTTGAGAATGCGGAAGGAGTCATTACTATTTGTCCGGAACTTTATAATTATGTAGAATCACTGGGAATTAAAACGTACCACACATTAATTGAAAATGTGGTGGATTACGCCAGCCTTTTCGAAAACACCAATGGAGAGATTAAAACACTGGTTCCCTGGGATCAATTAAAGGGACGCGTGAAGGTTTTGTATTCCGGTACGTTTGAACCCTACCAGGGGCTGGATCTGTTGGTTGAGAGCGCTGCCCAGGTCATTCGGCGGCACCCGGAAGTGGTGTATCTGATGGTGGGGGGGAAACCGGAACAGGTGGAGCATTACAAAAATCAGGTTCAAAAATTGGGGCTGTCCGATCATTTCTATTTTACCGGGATGGTTTCTCCCGTAACAGCCGAAAAATTTGTGGAATATTCGGATGTCTTGTTGTCTCCCAGAACGCATGGGAACAACACGCCCCTGAAGATTTACTCCTATTTGCGATCCGGTAAACCCATTGTGGCAACCAATCTCATAACGCACACCCAGGTTATGAACGATTCGGTGGCCATCTTAACCCATCCGTCCCCGGAGGATTTTGCACGGGGAACCAATCAGGTTCTGGAAAATAACGAGCTTTCGCGCCTGATTACAGAAAATGCCCGAAAACTGGCAGAAGAAAAGTACACGTATTCCGTTTATTTAAAGAAATTAAATGATCTTTACGAACACGTGAGCAGGAATTAATTATGTGCGGGATTTGCGGCGTTTCTTTCCACGATAAACATGTTCCCGAGCCCCTGGTAAAAGCAATGTGCGACACCATCACGCATCGTGGCCCGGATGAAGCAGGTTATTTTGCTCACGATAATTTCGGGATGGGCATGCGCCGGCTGAGTATTATCGATTTAAGCACCGGCACGCAGCCCATTTACAACGAAGATCATTCCCTGGCCATTGTGTTTAACGGTGAGATTTACAATTTCAAGACCCTTCGCGACACGCTGCAGGCAAAGGGGCACAAATTCTACACCAATACCGACACGGAAGCGATCGTTCACGCGTACGAGGAATACGGAGAAGACAGTCCGGTCCATTTGAACGGCATGTTCGCCTATTCGATTTTTGATCAAAAGAAGAAGAAACTCTTCCTGGTTCGTGACCGGGTCGGGATTAAGCCGCTTTATTATTACTGGGATGGAAAAACA
This sequence is a window from Calditrichota bacterium. Protein-coding genes within it:
- a CDS encoding glycosyltransferase family 4 protein, whose amino-acid sequence is MKILMIAPQPFFQPRGTPFSVLGRLKALSDLGHSVDLVTYHVGEDKGFPNIQIYRIPKLPIRKVKVGPSLAKIPMDIALFLKAFSLLRRHKYEVLHTHEEAGFMGILLKRIFKIPHIYDMHSSLPQQLHNFSFTHSNVIHKTFEWLEKKTLENAEGVITICPELYNYVESLGIKTYHTLIENVVDYASLFENTNGEIKTLVPWDQLKGRVKVLYSGTFEPYQGLDLLVESAAQVIRRHPEVVYLMVGGKPEQVEHYKNQVQKLGLSDHFYFTGMVSPVTAEKFVEYSDVLLSPRTHGNNTPLKIYSYLRSGKPIVATNLITHTQVMNDSVAILTHPSPEDFARGTNQVLENNELSRLITENARKLAEEKYTYSVYLKKLNDLYEHVSRN